Proteins co-encoded in one Amaranthus tricolor cultivar Red isolate AtriRed21 chromosome 7, ASM2621246v1, whole genome shotgun sequence genomic window:
- the LOC130817535 gene encoding probable xyloglucan endotransglucosylase/hydrolase protein 23: MAASYYYSILLASLLFIATTCSANFYNDFAITWGDGRANILNNGDDLTLSLDKASGSGFQSKNEYLFGKIDMQLKLVPGNSAGTVTAYYLSSQGPTHDEIDFEFLGNVSSQPYTLHTNVFAQGKGNREQQFHLWFDPTKDFHTYSILWNPQRIVFSVDGIPIREFKNMESQGVSFPKSQPMRIYSSLWNADDWATQGGRVKTDWTQAPFTASYRKFNADACIWAAGSSSCGSVSTPSTSSSWLNQDLDTTSMERMKWVQKNYMIYNYCADIQRFPQGLPTECAPTS; the protein is encoded by the coding sequence ATGGCTGCTTCCTATTACTACTCTATTTTGTTAGCATCTCTTTTATTCATAGCCACTACTTGTTCAGCCAATTTCTACAATGACTTTGCCATTACTTGGGGAGATGGTCGTGCCAACATCCTCAACAATGGGGATGATCTCACCCTCTCCCTCGACAAAGCTTCTGGCTCTGGCTTCCAGTCCAAGAACGAGTATCTCTTTGGTAAAATCGATATGCAGCTTAAACTCGTCCCTGGCAACTCTGCTGGTACTGTCACCGCTTATTATCtttcatcccaaggtcccaccCACGACGAGATTGATTTCGAGTTCCTCGGGAATGTTAGTAGCCAACCTTACACTCTTCACACCAATGTGTTTGCCCAAGGGAAAGGCAACCGCGAGCAACAATTTCACTTATGGTTCGACCCAACAAAGGATTTCCATACTTACTCCATTCTTTGGAATCCTCAAAGGATTGTTTTCTCTGTGGATGGAATTCCAATTAGAGAATTCAAGAACATGGAATCACAGGGAGTCTCATTTCCTAAGAGCCAACCCATGAGGATTTACTCTAGTCTATGGAATGCTGACGATTGGGCTACTCAAGGTGGGCGGGTTAAGACTGATTGGACACAAGCCCCATTCACTGCTTCTTATAGAAAGTTCAATGCAGATGCTTGTATTTGGGCTGCTGGGTCATCTTCATGTGGGTCGGTTTCCACTCCTTCGACGAGTTCGAGTTGGTTAAACCAAGATTTGGATACAACAAGTATGGAAAGGATGAAATGGGTGCAAAAGAATTacatgatttataattattgtgcAGATATTCAGAGGTTCCCTCAAGGTCTTCCTACAGAATGCGCACCCACTTCTTAA
- the LOC130817534 gene encoding probable protein phosphatase 2C 22: MEDINKVNGCGENGGSSEGLPPHPRVYRQCLSAARVSPLRRKTLVRHPSLVKTPDIPVEPISLLRCDSEFIPIVRSGAWTDIGFRSRMEDVYVCVDDFMHHYGLQHTSDGPNAFYGVFDGHGGKHAADFACCHLPRFIFENAKFPSDMERVISSAFLQTDNAFAEACTLDSGLASGTTALAAIVFGRSLVVANAGDCRAVLCRRGKAIEMSRDHKPQCSLEMKRIEASGGYVDDGYLNGQLNVARALGDWHMEGMKGADGGPLTAEPELMTTELTHEDEFLIIGCDGIWDVFRSQNAVDFARRKLQEHNDPVMCSKDLVNEALKRKSGDNLSAVVVCFQSEPPPNLITPRPRVHRSISAEGLRELQSFLDGLEIS; encoded by the exons ATGGAAGACATCAATAAGGTCAATGGCTGTGGAGAAAATGGGGGTTCAAGCGAGGGATTACCTCCGCACCCCCGTGTTTATCGGCAATGCTTAAGTGCTGCTCGAGTTTCGCCTTTGCGAAGGAAGACGCTTGTGCGACATCCTTCTCTT GTGAAGACACCAGATATCCCGGTTGAGCCCATAAGTTTATTGCGATGTGATTCAGAATTCATTCCTATTGTTCGTTCTGGAGCATGGACAGATATTGGTTTTCGTTCAAGAATGGAAGATGTGTACGTATGCGTTGATGATTTTATGCACCATTATGGGCTTCAGCACACTAGTGACGGGCCAAATGCCTTTTATGGG GTTTTTGATGGTCATGGGGGCAAGCATGCTGCGGATTTTGCCTGCTGTCATCTTCCACGTTTCATTTTTGAGAATGCAAAATTTCCTAGTGATATGGAAAGGGTCATTAGCTCGGCATTTTTGCAAACAGACAATGCCTTTGCTGAAGCATGCACATTGGATTCAGGACTTGCCTCGGGTACAACTGCATTAGCAGCTATTGTTTTTGGCAG ATCTTTGGTTGTGGCTAATGCTGGTGACTGTCGAGCTGTGTTGTGTCGGAGAGGCAAGGCAATTGAGATGTCAAGGGACCACAAACCACAATGCTCCTTGGAGATGAAACGAATTGAAGCATCTGGTGGCTATGTTGACGATGGGTACCTCAATGGCCAACTCAATGTTGCCCGAGCTCTTGGAGATTGGCACATGGAAGGAATGAAGGGGGCTGATGGTGGGCCCTTAACTGCTGAGCCAGAGCTTATGACAACTGAATTGACTCATGAGGACGAGTTCCTTATCATAGGTTGTGATGGAATATGGGATGTTTTTAGGAGCCAAAATGCTGTAGATTTTGCCCGGCGAAAGCTGCAAGAGCACAATGACCCTGTGATGTGCAGCAAGGACCTTGTTAATGAGGCTTTGAAAAGAAAGAGTGGTGATAATCTTTCTGCTGTTGTAGTTTGCTTTCAATCTGAGCCGCCACCTAATTTGATTACTCCAAGGCCTAGGGTTCATCGGAGCATTTCAGCCGAAGGGCTGAGGGAGTTGCAAAGCTTTTTGGATGGCTTGGAAATCAGCTAA
- the LOC130817536 gene encoding protein CHLOROPLAST VESICULATION isoform X1 yields the protein MNISTICRFNALPPSSSPDPTSSTSLSTRKNFATRKSNEKSSIWSRKLMVIATTVIISLEVGDIVNNINGSSNSIMAMEFEIANNNNRKTIARWSDKRSCPPWQINSLETIVPENLPRPFKLRKWEGISYSYTKSAPSVNFFVIKSKKSCFSL from the exons ATGAATATCTCAACTATTTGTCGCTTTAATGCCTTGCCTCCAAGCTCATCCCCTGATCCCACTTCATCAACCTCTTTGTCTACAAGGAAAAATTTTGCTACAAG GAAAAGtaatgagaaatcatcaattTGGAGCAGAAAATTGATGGTAATTGCAACAACAGTGATAATAAGCCTAGAAGTGGGAGATATTGTAAACAACATCAATGGAAGCTCAAATTCAATAATGGCTATGGAATTTGAAATAGCAAACAACAATAACAGAAAAACGATTGCAAGATGGAGTGATAAAAGAAGCTGTCCGCCATGGCAAATAAACTCCTTGGAAACAATTGTGCCTGAAAATCTTCCAAGGCCTTTTAAACTTAGAAAATGGGAGGGAATTTCTTATTCTTATACAAAATCTGCTCCATCTGTTAACTTCTTTGTGATTAAGTCAAAGAAAAGCTGTTTTTCACTGTAG
- the LOC130817536 gene encoding protein CHLOROPLAST VESICULATION isoform X2, producing MNISTICRFNALPPSSSPDPTSSTSLSTRKNFATRKLMVIATTVIISLEVGDIVNNINGSSNSIMAMEFEIANNNNRKTIARWSDKRSCPPWQINSLETIVPENLPRPFKLRKWEGISYSYTKSAPSVNFFVIKSKKSCFSL from the exons ATGAATATCTCAACTATTTGTCGCTTTAATGCCTTGCCTCCAAGCTCATCCCCTGATCCCACTTCATCAACCTCTTTGTCTACAAGGAAAAATTTTGCTACAAG AAAATTGATGGTAATTGCAACAACAGTGATAATAAGCCTAGAAGTGGGAGATATTGTAAACAACATCAATGGAAGCTCAAATTCAATAATGGCTATGGAATTTGAAATAGCAAACAACAATAACAGAAAAACGATTGCAAGATGGAGTGATAAAAGAAGCTGTCCGCCATGGCAAATAAACTCCTTGGAAACAATTGTGCCTGAAAATCTTCCAAGGCCTTTTAAACTTAGAAAATGGGAGGGAATTTCTTATTCTTATACAAAATCTGCTCCATCTGTTAACTTCTTTGTGATTAAGTCAAAGAAAAGCTGTTTTTCACTGTAG
- the LOC130817538 gene encoding serine/threonine-protein phosphatase 7 long form homolog encodes MDPLAVSWLRVYLSRSHSPHTLVYYRDALDRQRDEQMTWQPYTTAKMDALPHICTSGHEIWRSRCPLICFDIVELHLPDRVMRQFGLEQVISDACDTQPQLHAIDRRTGDKNYVVRHRSHVDAWNDRASTLVRGDNFTGHSSGMYMSWYRRISILRLTNTTFTQPGSHYHPTSTLLAERMRSVLIQCNDTIQGAATSPVDVGYRLCSQTLGSINASLTDALSQVGYEYLIPTPPIIGEVDDTFHTPSPRSSAHRGSSSGGCSFRSTRGRQRLSIRGRSSR; translated from the exons ATGGATCCTTtagcagtaag ctggcttcgcgtatatctttcgaggtcccactccccacatactctcgtctactacagagacgcacttgatcgacaacgggacgagcag atgacatggcagccttacacaacggctaagatggacgctctgccacacatatgtacatcgggccacgagatttggagatcgcgttgtccacttatttgctttgacatcgtcgagctacatctcccggatcgtgtcatgcgtcaattcggtttggagcaaGTTATTTCGGatgcctgtgacacccaacctcaactacatgcgatcgatcggaggactggggacaagaactacgtcgtacgacatagatcgcatgtagatgcgtggaatgaccgagcatctacattggttcgaggagataacttcacaggtcatagctctggtatgtacatgagttggtacaggcgtatctccatattacgcctaacgaacaccacatttacgcagccaggatcacattaccatccgacatctacgttactg gctgagcgcatgcgatcggtgctcatacaatgcaatgatacgattcaaggggccgctacatcgccagttgatgtggggtatcggctatgttctcagaccctaggctccattaacgcgtcattgaccgatgcattgagtcaggtgggttatgagtacctcataccgactccacccatcattggcgaggtagatgacacattccacactccttctccacggagttcagcccaccgaggtagctcttccggaggatgCAGTTttcggtccacaagaggtcgcCAGCGTTTATCTAttcgaggtcggtcttccagatag